The proteins below are encoded in one region of Segatella copri:
- a CDS encoding McrC family protein, whose translation MRINLTDNNIGQVKAGTFLRKDVSALFPIADKTIAQLCHENENLLVFPFSIEDSDDKVGEASVMTILNTSDSEKVRITTGNVMGFIGVGNLQIKIKSRFDEGRDDYLLHYMLQKVFSFNLFDLNHNNEKEDVFDFIMFMFPHLLRNAMRQGIYREYQNFKHNDAKLKGTIDWGRHIAQNIPFAGNVAYSTREYSYDNDMTELIRHTIEFMKSKRYGQSVLGLDQETIDNVISIISLTPSYNKNERGAIIGKNLRHKSHPYYTEYQPLQCLCLQILRMEEVKYGETDEEICGILFDGAWLWEEYLNTILQKEGFKHPENKKHKGGIYLFEDHSGIRYPDFYKDDIVLDAKYKKLESYEKVSKVNRNDLHQLITYITNLQASKGVFIAPLTERQQKIPKSRLKDSSASLYILGIEICHTSTSYADFCEKMKAKEAYFVDTLRQL comes from the coding sequence TTCGCAAAGATGTCTCAGCTTTATTCCCTATTGCCGACAAGACAATAGCTCAATTATGTCATGAAAATGAGAATCTGCTAGTATTTCCCTTTAGTATAGAGGATTCAGACGACAAAGTCGGTGAAGCTTCAGTTATGACCATTCTAAATACAAGTGACTCTGAAAAGGTACGTATTACCACAGGAAATGTGATGGGGTTTATCGGTGTTGGAAACCTGCAGATAAAAATCAAATCCCGCTTTGACGAAGGACGCGACGACTATCTCTTACATTACATGCTTCAAAAGGTCTTTTCATTCAATCTCTTTGACCTTAATCACAACAACGAAAAAGAGGATGTATTTGACTTTATCATGTTTATGTTCCCTCACTTGCTAAGGAACGCAATGCGTCAGGGCATATACAGAGAGTATCAGAACTTCAAACATAACGATGCAAAATTAAAAGGTACTATTGACTGGGGGCGCCATATTGCCCAAAACATTCCGTTTGCAGGAAATGTGGCATACTCCACTCGTGAATATTCCTATGACAATGACATGACAGAGTTAATCCGTCATACAATTGAGTTTATGAAGTCAAAGAGATATGGTCAATCCGTATTAGGTTTAGACCAGGAAACTATAGACAATGTAATATCTATAATTTCACTAACTCCTTCATATAACAAAAATGAGCGTGGTGCAATTATTGGTAAGAACCTTAGACATAAGAGTCATCCTTACTATACGGAATACCAGCCACTGCAATGCCTATGCTTACAAATTCTTAGAATGGAAGAAGTAAAGTACGGAGAAACAGATGAGGAGATTTGCGGTATTCTGTTTGATGGAGCCTGGCTTTGGGAAGAGTATCTGAATACCATTCTACAAAAAGAGGGCTTCAAGCATCCAGAAAACAAGAAACATAAAGGTGGCATCTATTTGTTTGAAGATCATAGTGGAATCCGTTATCCAGATTTCTATAAAGATGATATTGTTCTCGATGCAAAATACAAGAAGCTTGAAAGTTATGAAAAAGTTTCAAAAGTTAATCGTAATGACCTTCATCAGTTAATCACATACATCACTAACTTACAGGCCTCGAAAGGAGTTTTTATAGCTCCTTTGACTGAAAGACAGCAGAAAATTCCAAAATCACGATTAAAGGACTCATCTGCATCACTATATATATTAGGTATTGAGATTTGTCATACGTCCACATCTTATGCAGACTTCTGTGAAAAGATGAAAGCAAAAGAAGCATACTTTGTAGATACATTAAGGCAATTATAA
- a CDS encoding DUF4468 domain-containing protein, translating to MKKFILVTLVALFVCSAVDAQILRAEELEKYAKEKYGEKWVDAATNLGTQLTLDKNNAITYTQVIPAEGKTKDQLYVLLNYWFTATFNDANSVIKLNDKELGTIIAQGFVESIAQHAGGTNAYNVNLRPVIKCDIKDNKVRVTYTVPFYSVNVAVGGGWMGAMGGTIPTRSDQNWPLDKCYPFAKKDSHKKTSCKALVMAHAYSNVVMDKIEECIKNGLSGNENDNW from the coding sequence ATGAAAAAGTTTATTTTAGTTACACTTGTTGCATTATTTGTATGCAGTGCGGTAGATGCTCAAATTCTGCGAGCAGAAGAGTTGGAAAAGTACGCAAAAGAAAAGTATGGAGAGAAATGGGTTGATGCAGCAACCAATCTCGGTACCCAGTTGACATTGGATAAGAATAATGCCATCACCTATACTCAGGTAATCCCTGCTGAAGGCAAGACCAAAGATCAGCTTTATGTGTTGCTTAACTATTGGTTCACCGCAACTTTCAATGATGCGAACTCCGTCATCAAATTGAATGACAAGGAATTGGGAACCATCATCGCACAGGGTTTTGTAGAGAGTATTGCACAACATGCAGGTGGTACTAACGCTTACAACGTTAATTTACGCCCTGTTATCAAATGTGATATAAAGGACAATAAGGTTCGTGTTACCTACACTGTACCATTCTATTCTGTCAATGTTGCCGTTGGTGGCGGTTGGATGGGTGCAATGGGAGGCACTATCCCTACCCGTTCTGATCAGAATTGGCCACTGGATAAATGTTATCCTTTTGCCAAGAAGGACTCTCACAAGAAGACTTCCTGCAAAGCACTTGTCATGGCTCATGCCTACTCTAATGTTGTAATGGACAAGATTGAGGAGTGCATCAAGAATGGCTTATCTGGTAATGAAAACGACAATTGGTAA
- a CDS encoding lipocalin family protein: MKKYLFFLLTLVVASFAFISCSSDDDSDNGDYDKSMIVGTWEMTAVKTSESGTYVDWPFRKTYATFNADGSYYGSGYFGTGRGIWSLKGNTLNTYVEGELFASYTIITATSTVSEMKMSIGDEAIWVKCKKQ; encoded by the coding sequence ATGAAAAAGTATTTATTTTTCCTTCTTACCCTCGTGGTAGCATCTTTTGCATTCATATCATGCAGCAGTGATGACGATTCAGACAATGGAGACTATGATAAGTCTATGATTGTAGGAACCTGGGAGATGACTGCAGTAAAGACATCTGAGTCTGGCACTTATGTTGATTGGCCTTTCAGAAAGACTTACGCCACATTCAATGCTGACGGTTCTTATTACGGCTCAGGATATTTCGGAACTGGTCGTGGAATATGGTCTTTGAAAGGAAACACACTAAACACATATGTTGAGGGTGAACTATTTGCTTCTTATACCATCATTACTGCGACATCTACAGTTTCAGAGATGAAAATGTCTATAGGTGACGAAGCTATTTGGGTAAAATGCAAGAAGCAATGA
- a CDS encoding M23 family metallopeptidase, giving the protein MKAIKTLILILTMMLTKTPSHAQFNTIGYVKKHSISKKKSPQETTHVASVDSVMKADSLPPDSSQDVLPYLRASFPLKSIQINSRFGMRNHPVKHKTIMHNGVDLAAHYEKVFSMFPGEVTGVGHDNRSGKYVTVRTAAYTISYCHLSAFWVSKGMFVNAGEVLGVSGSSGMSTGPHLHLTTKKDGKVFDPVILLKYVQSITM; this is encoded by the coding sequence ATGAAAGCAATAAAGACACTCATATTGATACTGACAATGATGCTTACAAAGACTCCTTCACATGCCCAATTCAATACGATTGGGTATGTGAAGAAGCATAGTATATCTAAAAAGAAGAGTCCACAAGAAACAACTCATGTTGCTTCTGTGGACTCTGTGATGAAGGCTGATTCTCTGCCTCCGGATTCTTCCCAAGATGTTCTTCCTTATCTTCGGGCTTCGTTTCCGTTGAAAAGCATTCAGATCAATTCAAGGTTTGGAATGCGTAATCACCCGGTGAAGCACAAGACTATCATGCACAATGGCGTGGATCTGGCAGCTCATTACGAGAAAGTGTTTTCCATGTTTCCAGGGGAAGTGACTGGCGTTGGCCATGACAATCGCTCAGGCAAGTATGTCACAGTCAGAACTGCTGCCTATACCATCAGCTATTGCCATCTTTCTGCTTTCTGGGTTTCAAAGGGGATGTTCGTCAATGCAGGAGAGGTGCTTGGGGTATCTGGAAGTTCCGGAATGTCAACTGGCCCTCATCTGCACCTGACAACAAAAAAGGATGGCAAGGTGTTTGACCCTGTCATCCTTCTGAAGTATGTTCAAAGCATTACAATGTAG
- a CDS encoding DUF4099 domain-containing protein, with protein sequence MNYNFDENEMPYGILERFGLTQTMIDDLPTDVLQNIYNGRKSPVLPVHITADDGEEVKARTRFSLVRTAEGGVDVLFYPQLDELDLKLFNEQQEKNLVAGKPIVGHLESNEVGKELGSKCFFQLDPESKQVLSVPTPVIGRNIQYVADRYHLTGAEMQKLQNGDILTIVEDDEEQSIGIDLNSNTGIRFAAGNELVWKREAKRDWDKFNFGIFGCWTMDEDGNLDYIPEENYTEEMWNEQKKLGMRMMQR encoded by the coding sequence ATGAATTACAATTTCGATGAGAACGAGATGCCTTATGGCATCCTTGAACGTTTCGGACTCACCCAGACAATGATTGACGACTTACCCACCGATGTCCTCCAGAACATCTACAATGGCCGCAAGTCGCCAGTCCTGCCAGTTCATATCACAGCCGATGATGGTGAGGAAGTCAAAGCACGAACCAGATTCAGCCTGGTAAGAACAGCCGAAGGTGGCGTTGATGTACTCTTCTATCCACAGCTCGATGAGTTAGACTTGAAACTCTTCAACGAGCAGCAGGAGAAGAACCTTGTTGCAGGAAAGCCTATCGTTGGCCATTTGGAGAGCAACGAGGTTGGCAAGGAACTCGGCAGTAAGTGTTTCTTCCAGCTTGATCCAGAAAGCAAGCAGGTGCTCAGTGTTCCAACCCCAGTCATCGGCAGAAACATCCAGTATGTAGCAGACCGCTACCACCTTACTGGCGCAGAGATGCAGAAGTTGCAGAATGGTGACATCCTTACCATCGTAGAGGATGACGAGGAACAATCCATCGGTATCGACCTCAACTCCAACACCGGCATCCGTTTCGCAGCAGGCAACGAACTTGTCTGGAAGAGAGAAGCCAAGCGTGACTGGGATAAGTTCAACTTTGGCATCTTCGGCTGTTGGACTATGGATGAAGATGGCAATCTCGACTACATCCCAGAAGAGAACTATACCGAAGAGATGTGGAACGAACAGAAGAAACTGGGTATGCGCATGATGCAGCGATAA
- a CDS encoding toprim domain-containing protein, producing MTDEQTFADYRSRLNIKDVLEDAGYTFYKRDGLRYPAYVRLGSDGKRISGDKYIVMPNKNCCFQPPTIKLYSVTSFIWEHPDLFKEYKYGMKESALVHKVCQRLLNIPVEHRSQDVHNPTVSSKPFDINDYKIDRFNPKDFESQKPFYAFFKSRGIDFATRCAFHHSFFLASKTAKDGSTYKNLSFPMHIPWQHDKCVGLEERGYPRKDGSARKGMATGTNASEGLWMASPKNTALQDARIVLVFESAYDAMAFYQLQMRKESGLDQRGRQDLKAGVYVSTGGNPSYGQIQGLLKAAPQATFHLGFDKDVAGKQFVANFEDIASKQSPVAPGNVPAEMREFMESFDKQPRTIKELLSFNDENYSLLPQELKQLYLIYDSAKEEALEYHYSPFLCKEDKQEAADKMNKAFKDFKDALLQKLNLHEDQDLAPVKIIREEPSEGYKDFNDELLDKKQFSMTDVVETAFDENGVDLTIERQEENEETKHHGFKR from the coding sequence ATGACAGACGAACAGACATTTGCAGACTACAGAAGCCGTCTTAACATCAAGGACGTATTGGAGGACGCAGGCTACACGTTTTACAAGCGTGATGGCTTGCGCTATCCTGCGTATGTACGCCTGGGCAGCGACGGAAAAAGAATCAGTGGAGACAAGTACATTGTCATGCCCAACAAGAACTGCTGTTTCCAGCCGCCAACCATCAAGCTCTACTCTGTTACCTCCTTCATCTGGGAACATCCAGATCTTTTCAAGGAGTACAAGTATGGCATGAAGGAATCAGCCCTTGTCCATAAGGTCTGCCAACGCCTGCTTAACATCCCGGTAGAACATCGGAGTCAGGACGTGCATAATCCAACTGTCAGCAGCAAGCCATTTGATATCAATGACTACAAGATTGACCGTTTCAATCCCAAAGACTTCGAGTCACAGAAGCCGTTCTACGCCTTCTTCAAGTCAAGAGGAATTGATTTCGCCACCCGTTGTGCCTTCCATCACAGCTTCTTCCTCGCATCGAAAACAGCAAAAGATGGCAGCACCTATAAGAATCTCTCCTTCCCCATGCACATCCCTTGGCAACATGACAAATGTGTAGGCTTAGAGGAAAGAGGCTATCCACGAAAGGACGGTTCTGCCCGAAAAGGCATGGCTACCGGCACCAACGCCAGCGAAGGATTATGGATGGCAAGTCCCAAGAATACGGCACTCCAGGATGCCCGTATCGTACTTGTCTTTGAAAGCGCATACGATGCCATGGCATTTTACCAGCTGCAGATGCGCAAGGAATCAGGATTGGATCAGCGTGGACGGCAGGATCTGAAAGCCGGAGTCTATGTCTCTACTGGAGGTAACCCAAGCTATGGGCAGATACAGGGATTGTTGAAAGCTGCACCCCAAGCCACCTTCCACCTTGGCTTTGACAAGGATGTGGCAGGAAAGCAGTTTGTGGCAAACTTCGAGGATATAGCAAGCAAACAGAGTCCTGTAGCTCCAGGAAATGTACCTGCTGAAATGAGGGAGTTCATGGAAAGCTTCGACAAACAGCCGAGAACCATCAAGGAACTGCTAAGTTTCAATGATGAGAACTACAGCTTACTACCCCAAGAACTCAAACAGCTCTACCTAATTTACGATTCTGCAAAAGAAGAGGCATTGGAGTATCACTACTCTCCCTTCTTGTGTAAAGAAGACAAGCAGGAAGCTGCTGACAAGATGAATAAAGCTTTCAAGGACTTCAAGGATGCACTGCTACAGAAGCTCAACCTGCACGAAGACCAAGACCTCGCTCCCGTGAAGATTATACGGGAAGAGCCATCGGAAGGCTACAAGGACTTCAACGATGAGCTACTTGACAAGAAACAGTTCTCTATGACCGACGTAGTAGAGACCGCATTTGACGAGAACGGTGTGGACTTAACCATTGAACGGCAAGAAGAGAACGAGGAAACCAAACATCATGGATTTAAACGATAA
- a CDS encoding PH domain-containing protein: MADPIRRYNIITLRPHWAQYIISQGMSFIISCALFLVAGHDSITYKMPFVVLGGVMTCIMLYRCLYLYKLRYIITSEQLIIQHGVLTRTSDYIELYRVVDFSENRDILEQLFGLKTVWIFSGDRSNPKLDIYGVKERLDVVRIIRERVEYNKKRKGIYEITNR, encoded by the coding sequence ATGGCAGACCCAATCAGACGATACAACATCATCACCCTACGCCCTCATTGGGCGCAGTATATCATCTCGCAAGGGATGTCGTTCATCATCAGCTGTGCCCTGTTCCTTGTTGCCGGTCATGACAGCATCACCTACAAGATGCCTTTCGTGGTACTTGGAGGTGTGATGACCTGCATCATGCTCTATAGATGCTTATATCTCTACAAACTAAGATATATCATCACCTCTGAACAGCTCATCATCCAGCATGGAGTACTGACCAGAACCAGTGATTACATAGAGCTGTACCGAGTGGTGGATTTCAGCGAGAACCGTGACATCCTGGAACAGTTGTTCGGATTGAAGACAGTATGGATATTCAGCGGAGACCGCTCCAATCCCAAACTGGACATCTACGGTGTGAAGGAAAGGTTGGACGTGGTGAGAATCATCCGTGAACGTGTAGAATACAACAAAAAGAGAAAAGGCATATATGAAATTACCAACAGATAA